The genomic interval AGAAAGATATGTGGCTGATTCGTTGATAAGCAGAGGTAAATCAACCCCTGATTCTTTAATCAACTCTTTAAGTTTCAACAGATACTCTGTTACCCATATTTCCAAAAAAATCTGCCACTCCATAGCCTCCTGACGACCAAATATTTTCTCTGGAGGTAAAATCTCTGAAAAAGATGAATAGTTCTTCTTAAAGACCTGATTCAGGGTAGATAGAGCCTGATATTTTTGTTCTAAAAAACTCTGGTAATGATTGATGGTGTCAGGATTAAAATCTAATTCCCCAAGTTGGTTATAGAACATAAGTCCGGTTTCATTATCTATCTGGAATAAAACAATAGGGTCATTAAAATATGGCTGGATGACATCAATAACCGCAGAAAACCATTTTTTGATTAATGAAAGGTAGGCAGGATGGAGTAAGGAATAATTATAGTAAAAATCTCCCTTATGTGGTTTACCATTGGGCTTAAGCATCACGGTTTCTTTATATCTCTCTCCAATCCATAAAGGATTACCCAATCCCTGGTATTCGGCGTAGATGAGGGGTCCTGGCTTGATAACTAAAAACAAACTCTTTTTTTTACATTCTTCTATAAAGCCAATTAAATCTCTTTCTGGATAGGTTTTCCCTCTAAAATCAAAGTTACCTTCCTCTACCTCGTGCCAGACCCAGGGGACATAAGTTGAAATACCATTAAAGCCAATAGATTTTAGTTTTGAAAGTCCTTCTGCCCAGAGTTTTTTCTTTATTCTAAAATACTGGAATTCACCGATGAGCAAAAATCTTTCTTTTTCCTGTAAGGTAAAAACTCCATTTTTTATATTCAGGCTTTTCATAGCATTATTTTTTCTATTTCCATCATAATTTTTCCCGTAGCACCTAAGTTTTCCTTAACTAATTCAAAGGCAGATTGACCTGATTTAGCAAGTAATTCTTGGTGGGTTAATAATCGTATCATTATAGTTGTCAATCCTTGCGAAGTGGTAACGACAAATCCTGCTCCTCTTTCGACTAATAATCTTGCCTCTTTAGAATTATTTATCCGGGGGCCGAAAAAGACGGGTTTACCCATAACCGCTGGCTCAAGACAATTATGCACCCCATAACCAAAACTCCCTCCCACATAAGTCAAATCCCCCAGTTGATAAAGTCGGGCTAATAGCCCTATCCGGTCCACGACGATTACTTTTGCATCACCAATTGTGCGGGATTCTTCTAATGTTGACCATTTGATAGATAAAAGGTTTAATTTTGAGGTCATTTTTTCTATTTCCTTCAATCTTTCAGAATTTGGTTCATGCGGGACTAAAATTAAGATTAAATCTTTAAATTGGCTCAGGAGGTGCTTATATGCGGATAATATTATTTCCTCATCCTTTTGCCAGGTGCTTCCAGCGACAATTATTTTCGCCTCATCCGGGAAAAAGTTTCGGGTTTTAGATTCTTCTTTTTTGACCTTGATTAATCTTTGATATACCTGGTCATATCGGGTATCGCCAGTAACTAAAATTTTAGTTTGTGTAGTTAATGTTTTAAAAATCGTCTCATCCTCTTTTAAAATGGCACAAATGGTGTCAAGAGAACTATATACCTGTTTATAAAATGATTTTGTAAGCAAGTTCAATTTGGTGTGGGAAAGGCTTCCGTCAGCTAAAAGTATTGGAATCTTCATTTTTTTCGCTTGCCAGACAAGATTAGGCCAGAGGTCATATTTAATAAAAATAAGTCCGGCTGGATTAACAAGTTTAAGCATTTTTTTAGTATTAGCGGCTGTATCAAACGGTAGATAGGAAACAATATCGGCGTCTTTATAATTAATATTAGGTTCATAGCCTGATGGAGAGAAGAAGGTAACTAATATTTGGACATCCTTTTTTTCTTTTAAAGTGCTAATGATAGGTTTTGCCTGCTCAAATTCTCCCATCGAACTGATATGAAACCAGAGCCATTTCCCTGGGGTTAATTTCTTCTTTAACTTAAGGATAAGTTTTTTTCTTCCGACTAACCCTTTTCTTATCTTTTCATTAAAAACAGCCCCTAAAAAGAATCCAGAATAAAGAAGTGGTAACCCCAGGGCGTTATAGAATATTTGGTAAAAAAGTTTCATTTATATCCAACCTACTGTTTTTCTTTTCCAATTAAGTTTAAGAAAGGTTGAAGGATATCTATTGGAATTGGAAAGACAACCGTTGTATTTTTTTCAACCCCTATTTCAGTTAAGGTTTGTAAATATCTGAGTTGAACGGCGACAGGAACTTTATTGATAACCTCAGCGGCTTGAGTTAATTTTTCTGCCGCCAGGAATTCACCTTCGGCATGAATAATCTTCGCCCGCTTTTCCCGTTCTGCCTCAGCCTGTTTTGCCATTGCTCGTTTCATCGCCTCAGGTAACTCAACATCCTTTACCTCAACCACACTTACCTTTATTCCCCATGGGTCTGTTTGAGAATCGATTATTCGCTGTAACTCCTGATTTATTTTATCCCGATGTGCTAATAACTCATCTAATTCTGATTGTCCAAGAACACTTCTTAAGGTCGTTTGAGCAATTTGCGAAGTCGCATAAACATAATTAGTGATTTTAGTAATCGCATTTGCTGGATTAAGCACTCGGAAATAACAAACAGCATTAACTCGAACAGTCACATTATCCCGCGTAATGACTTCTTGTGGTGGAATATCCATTGTAACAGTTCTTAAATCAACCTTATTCCATTGTTCAAATAATGGAATAATATAAATAATCCCTGGTCCCCGGTCACCAACTAACCTTCCCAATCTAAAAACTACGGCTCTTTCATACTCACGCAAAACCTTAATTCCGCCAATTAAAAGCACAATCGCAAAACCTATCACCACTAATGAAATATGTCCCATTTTTTTCTAACCTCCTTTGTTTGGTAATTTGTTAGGGTTCTGCAAAACCAGGAAACTGTAGTTTTTAAGCAGGTATTTAAAACCTCTATTTTTATCAATTTCATCCAAAGAGCAAAATGCAAAAAGCAAATATAAAAATTACATATCAAAATGTAAAATTATCTCTTTCCTTTCAGCGCTACTTCCTATTGCTCACCAATTCTTTGAGAAACACTATCCTTTGGCAACTTATCGATGAATTCTATAAGTCGCAGAGTAAAGTTATACACTCTTTTCTTGAAGTCCTTTTTGAAATTTGATTTGTAATTTTGCATTTTGATATTTATATTTGATATTTAATATTTGATATTTGATATTTATTTATTGTCTCCCCCAAATCCTATTTTGCAGAACCCTATTGGTAATTTGTAATTGGTTAAATGGTAACTGGTTAAATACTTATCATATAACCGCTACCGAGTATCAATTACCAAATTTCCTTATCTTTAATTTTAATCCTTCCATTCCGACTATTTTTACTTTTTCACCTTCTTCAATCACCTCCTCGTCTTCAGTTATAGCCTCCCATATTTCACCTTGAGCAAAGACCAATCCTTGTTTTGATATTTTTGTTTTAGCTATGGCAGACTCTCCAATTATTCCTTCTTTTCCAGTAGTTACCTTGCGTCGATGAGCGCGAATACTCAACCCAATAGCAATAAAGGAGGCTAAAGCAGTGCAAATTGCCACGGCTAAAATTAAATTCCTGGAAATAGTGATGAAAGGAGCGGCAGAAGAGTCAATCAAGATAAAAGAACCAAATATCAAGGATATACCACCTCCTATGCTTAATAGCCCATGTGAAGGGGCAAATGCCTCTAATATTAAGAGGATGAAACCAAGAATAATTAGAAGTAAGCCGGCTAAATTAATTGGCAGACTTTGTAGTCCAAAGAAGGCTAATATCAAACAAATACTGCCACAAACAGCCCCTAATCCTACGCCCGGAGAGGCAAATTCATAGATAAGCCCATAAATACCCAGCATTAATAAAATATAAGCCACATTTGGCTCGGCAATGGCGTGGAGGAATTTCTCTCTAAAATTCATCTTAATTTCTTGCGTGGCTATGCCTTTTGTTACAAGTTTAATTGTCTCTTTTTTCTTTTTTATGATTTTTCCATTTAATTTTTTAAGAAGGTCTGAGAAATCTTCGGCAATAAAGTCAATTACTTTAAGGTTAAGAGCCTCTTTTTCTGTAATAGATTTGCTTTTGCGCACAGCATCTTCTGCCCATTTGATATTGCGTCCTTTTT from bacterium carries:
- a CDS encoding glycosyltransferase N-terminal domain-containing protein, which codes for MKLFYQIFYNALGLPLLYSGFFLGAVFNEKIRKGLVGRKKLILKLKKKLTPGKWLWFHISSMGEFEQAKPIISTLKEKKDVQILVTFFSPSGYEPNINYKDADIVSYLPFDTAANTKKMLKLVNPAGLIFIKYDLWPNLVWQAKKMKIPILLADGSLSHTKLNLLTKSFYKQVYSSLDTICAILKEDETIFKTLTTQTKILVTGDTRYDQVYQRLIKVKKEESKTRNFFPDEAKIIVAGSTWQKDEEIILSAYKHLLSQFKDLILILVPHEPNSERLKEIEKMTSKLNLLSIKWSTLEESRTIGDAKVIVVDRIGLLARLYQLGDLTYVGGSFGYGVHNCLEPAVMGKPVFFGPRINNSKEARLLVERGAGFVVTTSQGLTTIMIRLLTHQELLAKSGQSAFELVKENLGATGKIMMEIEKIML
- a CDS encoding slipin family protein, which codes for MGHISLVVIGFAIVLLIGGIKVLREYERAVVFRLGRLVGDRGPGIIYIIPLFEQWNKVDLRTVTMDIPPQEVITRDNVTVRVNAVCYFRVLNPANAITKITNYVYATSQIAQTTLRSVLGQSELDELLAHRDKINQELQRIIDSQTDPWGIKVSVVEVKDVELPEAMKRAMAKQAEAEREKRAKIIHAEGEFLAAEKLTQAAEVINKVPVAVQLRYLQTLTEIGVEKNTTVVFPIPIDILQPFLNLIGKEKQ
- a CDS encoding nodulation protein NfeD: MPKWKLIFLTVIFLFIYSPVWAKTEIIYQIKIEGVINPVTERFVVNAINKAVKEEAVCLIIEMDTPGGLVSSTHNIVKEILNSKIPIITYISPRGARAASAGVFISLACDVIAMAPMTHIGAAHPVTMGSAPFQSEGTKSAGVMEDKITNDLVAGVKSIAEEKGRNIKWAEDAVRKSKSITEKEALNLKVIDFIAEDFSDLLKKLNGKIIKKKKETIKLVTKGIATQEIKMNFREKFLHAIAEPNVAYILLMLGIYGLIYEFASPGVGLGAVCGSICLILAFFGLQSLPINLAGLLLIILGFILLILEAFAPSHGLLSIGGGISLIFGSFILIDSSAAPFITISRNLILAVAICTALASFIAIGLSIRAHRRKVTTGKEGIIGESAIAKTKISKQGLVFAQGEIWEAITEDEEVIEEGEKVKIVGMEGLKLKIRKFGN